A window of Streptomyces sp. NBC_01224 genomic DNA:
CTGCGGGTCGGGCACCGTCCGGGCGTGGGCCGCCTCGGCGAGCGCCTGTGCCGCCGCGGCTTCCGCCGCCCCGGCGAGCTGCAGCGAGGTGGCCGCCCGCTCGGCTGTCTCGGCCGCCTGCCCGTACCGGCCGTCGGTCCAGTACGCCCACGCCATGTTGTAGAGGCAGACTCCCTCGGTGCGCGGATTCTCCATCGTCGACGCCGCTCGGAGCGCCGCCTCCAGCGATGTCAGAGCTTCCGCGACCCGCCCCAGTGCGAGCATGGCCACGCCCTTGGCGTTGAGCGCGTAGTCCGTTGCTTCCTGGATGCCCGCGTCCCGGTAGGCACGCACGGCCCTGTCGCCCGCTGCGATGGTCTCCTCCCAGCGGCCCATGGCCAGCAGGGCCGTGAAGCGGGCGTTCCATGAACGGGCCTCGGTGAACAGGTCCCCCGACGCAACGGCGAGTTCGCTCAGCCGGTCGGCACCGGCAAGGGCCGCCGCCCCGTCGCCCAGAGTGCTGTGGGCGAGGCTGAGATCCAGGACGGCATGCACCTCGGCTTCGGCGTCGCCGTTCTCATGTGCCAGGTCACCGGCCCGGGCGAGCGGTCCCATGGCGGCGTCGAGGCGTCCCAGCTGACGGTAGGCGTCGCCCAGGCCGAACATGGCGTTCTGCAGCGCACGGCGGTCATCGAGGCGCTCGGCCATGTCGGCCGCCTCGGCGAACAGGTCCGCCGCTTCCGCCAACGGGCCCGCGCTCAACCGGGCGTACCCGAAGCTGATGAGATGGACAAGACGCGCCCGGTCGTCGGTCAACTGTTCCTCCAGTGTCAGGTGCATCGAGATGGCCGCAAGCACCGAGCCGTGCCAGACCATCCATTCGCTGATCGCACCCAGGACCAGTGCGGCGCCGTCCATGTCCCCGGCGCGCACCCGGTGGTCGAATTCACGCCGGTACGGCTGTATGTCGTCCAGGGTGCGCCAGTTTGCGCGGGGCGGTTCGATACGCGCGTACCAGTCGGCCGCCCGCCGCTCCACAGAGTGCCGTCCCAGCGCGCCGTCCCGTGACATGGCGCCGTACGCGAGGTCGGCGTCCATCGGATGCAGCGCGAAGGTGCGGCTGGCCCGGTCCACCGACAGCATGCGCATCTGCAGCAAGCGGGACAGGACCGGCGCGACGGCGAGCCCGGGATCGAGGCCGGCCACGATCCACTCGATCGCCTCCCGTGGCACGGGCGTGCGCAGCACCGCGAGGACGTTCAGCACGGTTCGGCCGTCGGGGCCGAGCCGCTGGTATCGGTCCTGGGCGAGCCCGGCGACCACGTCGCCCCGCAGGGTGAAGTCCTCCAGTACGTCCTGCAGCGTCGGCAGAGTCAGCATGTCGTCGGCCATGGCGCCCACCAACAGCTCCAGTGCGCGCGGAACCCCGTGAACGTGGACCGACGCCTGCAGCAGCTGATCGTCGGACAGCTGCGCCACGCCGAGGCTGCCGTCCTGGTCGAGTTCGCGCAGCAGCGCCACGGACTCGGTGGGCGGCAGCCCGGCGGACAGCTCGACCTCCGCGGCGAAACGGCGCAACTCGGGCGCGAGCAGCAACGGTATCTGCGAGGTGACCAGCAGCCGTGGCGTGGATCTGGCCCGGAAGAGGCAGTCGAGGAAGACCGCCAGTTCGTCCTCGTCGTCGAGCCGGCCGTCGTCCTGGAGCCGGTCCTCGAGGTTGTCCATCAGGATGATGAAGAGCTGGTCGCCCATCGCGGCGAACAGCTCGCCGAGCTTGTCCTGCACGGGGCGGTTCGTGGCCCAGATGTCCAGCAGACGGGTCTCGCGATCGGAGCCGAGCACGCGGGCACAGTCGAAGTAGAGGCGTTCCAGGGAGATCCCCGACGTACGGGTGCTCAGATTGACCAGCCCCGACGGAACCGGAGCCCGGGCGTGCCCCGGCCACTCACCCTGCTCCAGCATCTCCATGACCTTGGCCGCGACCGCGCTCTTGCCCATGCCCCGTCGACCGGTGACGGTCACCATGCGAATGGCCGGATCGGCGAGGTGACGGCCGATCATCTCGCGTTCTTCAGCACGGTCCTTGAACAGCTCGAGCCCATGCGTGACCGGCAGCCCGATGACCTTGGAACCCGCCTGCGGAGGCGCGGAATCCGCAAGGGCCGGCGCGGGGCCCACGTCGGGCAGCGCCTGGGGGTCGGCGATCGCCAACAGCCCGGCCAGCTCTGCCCGGCGCGGCTCGCCGACCCGGCTCAGGGTGTGGTCGATGCGTGCCGCTGTGAGCCGGCCCAGCCCTTCCCATCGGTGGTGCTCGGCGACCACCCCGACTATGTGGGACCCGGCCCATACGGCGGAGCCCGACATCCCCGACCATGGCGACACCTTGGGGTCGGGGTCGGCCGCCGCCACCGGAACGGTGATCTCCAGGGTGCCGGTCCTCAGGTTGGACAGCGCAGCCACGGTCCCGTCCGCCTGGTGCAGTTCCCGGAACTGCCTCCCATCGGCGCTGCGGCGGCGCTTCCACAGCGGGAATCCCGCCGCATGCACGTCGATGACGGCATGACGGTCGTCGCCGATACGCCCGAACGTTGCGGGCACGACGGGGGCGGTACCCGGCGGAGGCGCGAAGGTCAGTACAGCCACATCGGTGTCACTGTCCGACCAGGCCACCTCCGCGGCCGCGATCCACTGCCCCGGCCGGTCGGCATCGAATCGCACCCGCACGCCCGCGGCCTCGGACACCACATGGAGCGCGGTCAGCACCGCCGTGTCGCCGACCCGGTAGCCCGACCCGCGCCGCCCGCCACCGGCGGTGGTGGTGACGATGACCTCCGCGATGCGGTGCGGGTCCAGACCGCCGCTCACAGCCGCCCTGTCAGTCCTCACCGAGCAGCTCGTCCCCGGCGATCAACGCCGTCTGGTCCGGCGCGTCCGCCCGCACCGGCTGCAAGGTCAATGTGAGCTTCTGAGTGACCGTGGCCGACCGCTTCGTCGTCGCACTGGCGTCGAAAACCCAGAACCTCACCTTCACTCCCGGCTCGTGGGTCCGTTCCACCCCCACGGTCAGCTCGAGCTCCACCCGCTCAGCCTTGAACCGCAGGTCGGCGTCCTCACCGGCCGACATCGCCCGGCTCAGCTCCTGGCGCAGCTGCGCGATCATGTCCGCCAACTCCACCGCATCATTCACAAGCAGGGCCCCCAACCGGCTCTTGTGACCAACTACCAACTGACCAGAGCCACATCATCACGCATCAGCCCCCCGGCCCGTCCACCCCCGGCAGCCCCGGCGCCGAGGGCGCGGCCGTGAGACCTGTGCCCCGACGGACTGCACGACGAATCGGGGCCGGACAGGGGCGCGCGGGGCCGCCAGTTGGCCGGCGGATGTGGTGTACGAGTGGTGCGAGTTCTCTGATTGGTGCAGACAACAGGAAAGGCCCGGGTCTATGACCTGGGCCTTCGGCGTGGAGCGGATGACGAGAATCGTACTCGCGCTCCGAGTTTGGGAATCAACGGCGCTTACAAGTTCGAAAGTGTGTCTGACCTGCATAAATGTCAGTGCGGTCAGCGATTACGGCGCCGGGTGGCCTTTGCTTGCGACGACCGGCTGCCCGGCTGCTTCCGTCAGTCCTCGTCAGGTACTGCCTCGGCCCCGTCGCGTCCGCGCATGCGGACGTAGATCGGGTTGGTGGCAGCGGAGGTCTCATCCAGGCTGTCGGCCTCCGCCATCCTCCCCTCGGCACGGAGCGCGCGGACTACGTCGTGGGTGACAGCCGCCTCGTTCCACTCGTAGGAGCCGGACCGGTAGATGTCGAGTGCCGCTTCGAAGTCGGCGTGTGCCTCCGGGTACCGGCCGAGTTCCCGATAGGCGACGCCGCGGAGATGCCGGGCCATGGAGCCGGCATAGGCGTCCCCCGCTCGCCCCGTCACTTCGATGGCGTGGGTGAGCGGTTCGAGGGCTGCCTCTGACTGACCGGCCTTGAGGTGGAGCCAGCCGATGTCCCGCTGCGTGTGGGCCTGCCAGATCTCGTCGCCGACCTGCTCGAAGATGCTCAGCGCGGTCCTGGCCGTGGCCGCGGCCTCGTCGAGGCGTCCCATGCCCGCCAGGACGCGGATCCGGGCGTTGGTGACGCGCCCGACCCAGTGCCGCTCGCCCATCGGGCCGAAGATCTCCTCCGCCCGGTCGTAGCGCTCGCGGGCGTCCTGGCGGCGGCCGAGGAGGCGATAGATCTTGCCGAGAGCGTAGAGGCTGGCGCCCTCCCACCTGCGGTCGTTGAGCACTCGGAAGTCGTGGACGGCGGACTCCAGGAGGGGCGCCGCCTCTTGCGGGCGGCGCAGATATCCGAGGGTTTCCGCAAGGGTCCGCCGCAGACGCGCCTGGGCCCTCAGGTCCTCGGCACGTTCGGCAAGGCGCAACGCCTCCCGCTGGCTCTGCTCCGCCAACTCGGGAACGCCCCGCCACCTCTGGAACTCGCCGAGTTTTTCAAGTGAGTTGAGGACGTGCCATGCGTCGTCGGCGGCACGCAACCGGTCCGCGGCCGTGGTCATGTGGTCCAGTGCTTCCCTGAAGTCCTTCTTCACCGCGTACGCGCGGGCGACGACCATCTCGTCCCGGGCCCTCCCGACCGGGTCGGTGCTGTCGTCCGGTTCGTTACGGAGAAGAAGCGTCAGCGCGGTGTCCGGTACACCTTCGGCCACGGCTGCCGAAGCGCGGGCACGCCGCAGGCTGGCGAGCACGCGAGGCCGGGTCTCGGACGGTGGCGCATCGAACACCCAGTCCGCAGAACCAGTAGGAAGGTTGATGTCATCGAGGAAGTAGGACAGCGCCTCCCCGATCTCGGCCGCCTCGGCGTTCATGCCGAGGCTTCTGGCACGGCCGATGGCCCAGTGAAGCCGCTCCTGCTCAGCGGACACCCAGCCGGCGGCCGGCTCCCGGCCCAGATCGCAGATCCTTTCGGCGGACACGTCCGCACCGAGTTCCGGCGCACGCTGGGCAGCCAGGCCGACCGCGGCATCACGGTATGCCTGGACCAATCGGGCCTCGTGCCGGCGCCGCTCCTCAGGCGGCAGTTGCTCGTACTGCTCGGCTGCGAAGACACGGATCAGATCGTGGACGCGATAGCTGGTACTGGCCTCCTCGCCCCCCTGTGTCTCCATCAGGCTGACCTCGATCAGCTCGTCGCACGTCGCGAACGCCGACCCGCGGGTGGTGCCGACGTACTCGAAGTGCCAGTCGGTGAACCTTCCGGCCGGGAGCGAGGCGATCAGTCCGAACGCCGCCCGGGTGGCCCCCTCGAGGTCCCGGTAGGTGAGCGTCAGGCATGCGTTCAGACTGTGGTCCTCGAAGACGAGTTCCCTCAGGCGGAGCTTCTCGTCCTCCAGCCGCGCCTGCATGCGGCTCAGGCTCAGGTCGGGCCGTTGCGCCAGCTTCGAACCGACGATGCGCAGAGCGAGCGGGAGCTTTCCGCAGAAGCGGGTGATCTGCAGGGCGGCTGCAGGGTCACTGGTGATGCGGTCGCGGCCGGCGTAGTGGGCCAGCACGTCCAACGCCTCGCTCTCGTCCGGCAGTGAGACGGGCACGGCCCGACGCAGGGTGACACCGGAGAGCGGCTTCCGGCTGGTGACCAGGACTGAGCATCCCGCGCCCACCGGCAGGAGCGGACGCACCTGTTCGGTGCGGTGGGCGTTGTCCAGCACGATCAGTAACCGCTGGTCGTTGGTGAGGCTGCGGAGAAGGGCAGACCGGCCGTCGACATCGGCCGGGAGATCGTCGCGAGCGACATCGAGGCTGAACAGGAGGTGCTCCAGCGCCTCGCTACTCGTCCTGGGCGTGTCGCCGTCGCCCTGGAGGTTGACGTAGAGCTGGCCGTCGGGATAGGCACCCTTGACCCGGTGTGCCGCGGTGAGGGCGAGAGTGGTCTTCCCTACGCCCGCCGCGCCGTGCACCACGACGATCCTCGCCTGGCTCTCAGTGGCGTCCACCGGCAGAGACGCACGGGACGGAGCGGGCACATCCCTGAGTAACGTCAGTAGTACGTCCAGCAAGGACCCGCGCCCCACCAAGGGCTCCACCCTGGGGAGTTGGTGCCGCCGGGTCCGGTCCGACACCGCCGTACGTACGGACTCCTCCCGTCGGGCTTTCACTGCCTGGTAGGCGACGATTCCGCCTGTCACGACAGTGGCACCGACGGACACCACCTTGGCCGTCGTCC
This region includes:
- a CDS encoding trypsin-like peptidase domain-containing protein, which encodes MRTDRAAVSGGLDPHRIAEVIVTTTAGGGRRGSGYRVGDTAVLTALHVVSEAAGVRVRFDADRPGQWIAAAEVAWSDSDTDVAVLTFAPPPGTAPVVPATFGRIGDDRHAVIDVHAAGFPLWKRRRSADGRQFRELHQADGTVAALSNLRTGTLEITVPVAAADPDPKVSPWSGMSGSAVWAGSHIVGVVAEHHRWEGLGRLTAARIDHTLSRVGEPRRAELAGLLAIADPQALPDVGPAPALADSAPPQAGSKVIGLPVTHGLELFKDRAEEREMIGRHLADPAIRMVTVTGRRGMGKSAVAAKVMEMLEQGEWPGHARAPVPSGLVNLSTRTSGISLERLYFDCARVLGSDRETRLLDIWATNRPVQDKLGELFAAMGDQLFIILMDNLEDRLQDDGRLDDEDELAVFLDCLFRARSTPRLLVTSQIPLLLAPELRRFAAEVELSAGLPPTESVALLRELDQDGSLGVAQLSDDQLLQASVHVHGVPRALELLVGAMADDMLTLPTLQDVLEDFTLRGDVVAGLAQDRYQRLGPDGRTVLNVLAVLRTPVPREAIEWIVAGLDPGLAVAPVLSRLLQMRMLSVDRASRTFALHPMDADLAYGAMSRDGALGRHSVERRAADWYARIEPPRANWRTLDDIQPYRREFDHRVRAGDMDGAALVLGAISEWMVWHGSVLAAISMHLTLEEQLTDDRARLVHLISFGYARLSAGPLAEAADLFAEAADMAERLDDRRALQNAMFGLGDAYRQLGRLDAAMGPLARAGDLAHENGDAEAEVHAVLDLSLAHSTLGDGAAALAGADRLSELAVASGDLFTEARSWNARFTALLAMGRWEETIAAGDRAVRAYRDAGIQEATDYALNAKGVAMLALGRVAEALTSLEAALRAASTMENPRTEGVCLYNMAWAYWTDGRYGQAAETAERAATSLQLAGAAEAAAAQALAEAAHARTVPDPQAAADALDRAADGVGRNVEMVRPAWLTEEAERLRGEV
- a CDS encoding trypco2 family protein — translated: MNDAVELADMIAQLRQELSRAMSAGEDADLRFKAERVELELTVGVERTHEPGVKVRFWVFDASATTKRSATVTQKLTLTLQPVRADAPDQTALIAGDELLGED
- a CDS encoding tetratricopeptide repeat protein — its product is MAGEISSRRNTILLAGTAFSATALSTTGDLIFNVFGGTTAKVVSVGATVVTGGIVAYQAVKARREESVRTAVSDRTRRHQLPRVEPLVGRGSLLDVLLTLLRDVPAPSRASLPVDATESQARIVVVHGAAGVGKTTLALTAAHRVKGAYPDGQLYVNLQGDGDTPRTSSEALEHLLFSLDVARDDLPADVDGRSALLRSLTNDQRLLIVLDNAHRTEQVRPLLPVGAGCSVLVTSRKPLSGVTLRRAVPVSLPDESEALDVLAHYAGRDRITSDPAAALQITRFCGKLPLALRIVGSKLAQRPDLSLSRMQARLEDEKLRLRELVFEDHSLNACLTLTYRDLEGATRAAFGLIASLPAGRFTDWHFEYVGTTRGSAFATCDELIEVSLMETQGGEEASTSYRVHDLIRVFAAEQYEQLPPEERRRHEARLVQAYRDAAVGLAAQRAPELGADVSAERICDLGREPAAGWVSAEQERLHWAIGRARSLGMNAEAAEIGEALSYFLDDINLPTGSADWVFDAPPSETRPRVLASLRRARASAAVAEGVPDTALTLLLRNEPDDSTDPVGRARDEMVVARAYAVKKDFREALDHMTTAADRLRAADDAWHVLNSLEKLGEFQRWRGVPELAEQSQREALRLAERAEDLRAQARLRRTLAETLGYLRRPQEAAPLLESAVHDFRVLNDRRWEGASLYALGKIYRLLGRRQDARERYDRAEEIFGPMGERHWVGRVTNARIRVLAGMGRLDEAAATARTALSIFEQVGDEIWQAHTQRDIGWLHLKAGQSEAALEPLTHAIEVTGRAGDAYAGSMARHLRGVAYRELGRYPEAHADFEAALDIYRSGSYEWNEAAVTHDVVRALRAEGRMAEADSLDETSAATNPIYVRMRGRDGAEAVPDED